The proteins below come from a single Aegilops tauschii subsp. strangulata cultivar AL8/78 chromosome 6, Aet v6.0, whole genome shotgun sequence genomic window:
- the LOC109756695 gene encoding uncharacterized protein, which produces MTMRKHPSASSLLVAPLLLMLLPAFALAAGRHNLITRDPQYSPQANPNPEPLPGKQPDPNPQPLPDPQPLPGPRPDPNPQPLPEPKPNPQPLPEPQPDPNAQPLPGPHPDPNPQPLPELQPDPNAQPLPGPHPDPNPQPLSGQIPQPLMGPQSSPNRQPRPDPRSNEYPHPLAGSQPVPNPQPLPDPNPKPLPNQQPNPNPRPLPGPQPNPNPQPLPDPNTKPLPNPQPNPNPQPLPGPQPDPNPQPLPDPNPKPLPNPQPNPNPQPLPRPQPDPNPKPLPDPQPNPNPQPLPGPQPDPNPQPLPDPNPKPLPDPQPNPNPQPLPGPQPDPNPQPLPDPNPQPLPGPQPDPNAQPKPPLGTQAKKENVEANIILEEPLG; this is translated from the coding sequence ATGACGATGAGGAAGCACCCCTCCGCGTCCTCTCTTCTTGTAGCACCGCTGCTGCTTATGCTTCTTCCAGCGTTTGCTCTTGCTGCGGGGAGGCACAACTTAATCACTAGAGACCCTCAATACAGCCCACAGGCGAACCCAAATCCAGAACCACTACCAGGAAAACAGCCAGATCCAAACCCTCAACCATTACCAGACCCACAACCACTGCCGGGACCACGACCAGACCCAAACCCGCAACCACTACCCGAGCCTAAACCCAACCCACAACCACTGCCAGAGCCACAACCTGATCCAAACGCTCAACCATTACCAGGACCGCATCCTGACCCAAATCCACAACCACTGCCAGAGCTACAACCTGATCCGAACGCTCAACCATTACCAGGACCGCATCCTGACCCAAATCCACAACCATTGTCAGGCCAAATCCCGCAACCGTTGATGGGCCCACAGTCAAGCCCGAACCGGCAGCCACGACCAGACCCACGGTCAAATGAATACCCTCATCCATTAGCAGGATCACAGCCTGTTCCCAATCCACAACCATTACCAGACCCAAACCCGAAACCATTGCCGAACCAACAGCCAAACCCAAACCCTCGGCCATTACCAGGACCGCAGCCTAATCCAAACCCACAACCATTACCAGACCCAAACACAAAACCATTGCCGAACCCACAGCCAAACCCAAATCCCCAGCCATTACCAGGACCGCAGCCTGATCCAAACCCACAACCATTACCAGACCCAAACCCGAAACCATTGCCGAACCCACAGCCAAACCCAAACCCTCAACCATTACCAAGACCGCAGCCTGATCCAAACCCGAAACCATTGCCGGACCCACAGCCAAACCCAAACCCTCAGCCATTACCAGGACCGCAGCCTGATCCAAACCCACAACCATTACCAGACCCAAACCCGAAACCATTGCCGGACCCACAGCCAAACCCAAACCCTCAGCCATTACCAGGACCGCAGCCTGATCCAAACCCACAACCATTACCAGACCCAAACCCACAACCACTGCCAGGCCCACAGCCGGACCCGAATGCACAACCAAAACCACCACTTGGGACACAAGCAAAAAAGGAAAATGTGGAAGCAAACATCATCCTAGAGGAGCCGCTAGGATGA
- the LOC109756626 gene encoding protein disulfide isomerase-like 1-4, whose product MSQSLERAAEAGRPAGGDADVRRTRFKVSADLSIASIPLPNTYALYPTPRRPAMAVMPMPTPRSLILLLLLATPFFILLPHPSAASVSHPDLILPKVVNDNEAHVVVLTAANFSSFLAARRHVVVDFYAPWCYWSCKLAPEYAAAASHLADKGLDVALAKVDATQERQLARAHGVEGYPTVLFFVDGVPRHYPYYGERTKDAMVVWVSQRSVPEVQNVSTIYEAEKIITGHGVAVLAFLDSRSGAHGDELAAASRLEDMNSLYRAVNFYQTTSPDVAKLFHIDPEAKRPSLVLLNKQEEKLTLYDGEFRASLIAKFVSDNKIPLITYHHHTGSRLSDI is encoded by the exons ATGTCTCAATCACTTGAGCGTGCAGCcgaggccggccggccggccggcggtGATGCCGATGTCCGTAGAACTCGATTCAAAGTCTCCGCTGATCTCTCTATTGCATCCATTCCACTTCCCAACACGTACGCACTCTATCCCACTCCTCGCCGGCCGGCCATGGCAGTGATGCCGATGCCCACGCCCCGATCTCTcatcctcctgctcctcctcgccACCCCCTTCTTCATCCTcctcccccacccctccgccgccTCTGTCTCCCACCCGGACCTCATCCTGCCCAAGGTGGTCAACGACAACGAGGCCCACGTGGTCGTCCTCACCGCCGCCAACTTCTCCTCattcctcgccgcccgccgccacgTCGTGGTTGACTTCTACGCACCCTGGTGCTACTGGTCATGCAAACTCGCCCCCGAGTATGCCGCGGCCGCGTCGCACCTGGCGGACAAGGGGCTCGATGTCGCACTCGCCAAGGTCGACGCCACCCAGGAACGTCAGCTCGCGCGCGCGCACGGCGTCGAGGGATACCCCACCGTCCTCTTCTTCGTGGACGGCGTGCCCAGGCACTACCCCTACTACGGCGAGAGGACCaa GGACGCCATGGTCGTTTGGGTATCCCAGAGGTCGGTCCCTGAGGTGCAGAACGTCAGCACCATCTACGAAGCCGAGAAGATCATCACCggccacggcgtggctgtgctcgCCTTCCTCGACTCCCGCTCG GGTGCTCACGGTGATGAGCTTGCCGCTGCCTCAAGGCTGGAAGATATGAACAGCTTGTACCGGGCTGTCAACTTCTACCAGACTACCAGTCCTGATGTAGCCAAGCTTTTCCACATTGACCCGGAAGCAAAGCGCCCATCACTAGTCCTGCTCAACAAACAGGAGGAGAAGTTGACCCTATATG ATGGCGAGTTCAGAGCGTCTCTGATTGCCAAGTTTGTTTCGGACAACAAAATCCCATTGATCACATACCACCATCACACAGGAAGCCGCCTCTCCGATATTTGA